A single genomic interval of Streptomyces sp. BA2 harbors:
- a CDS encoding sensor histidine kinase, protein MSIGTSRSPGVQDILSTRADHGALGDLGCLGVHPDDLPDGLVVADETGHVICFNAAAVRITAVHADEAIGAPLERALPLEDLEGRRWWQLTDPYGGLATRFAQPERNLLLPGGREVLVSARYVRTAPTGPVRRVVVSIRDTEARRRTERSHAELIATVAHELRSPLTSVKGFTATLLAKWERFTDDQKKLMLETVDADANRVTRLIAELLDISRIDSGRLELRRQPVDIGAAVGRHIQAHVASGQDADRFLVRIQQPMPDLWADPDKIDQVLSNLLENAVRHGEGTVTIDVAPSSSPRERGGAETAVTVSDEGSGIPEESMGRVFTRFWRGSKRGGTGLGLYIVKGIVEAHGGTITVGRAPGGGAQFRFTLPVGTPAYLL, encoded by the coding sequence ATGAGCATCGGCACGAGCAGATCACCGGGAGTACAGGACATCCTGTCCACTCGCGCGGACCATGGCGCCCTCGGTGACCTCGGCTGCCTCGGTGTCCACCCGGACGACCTGCCCGACGGCCTCGTCGTCGCGGACGAGACGGGCCACGTCATCTGCTTCAACGCCGCGGCCGTGCGCATCACCGCGGTGCACGCCGACGAGGCGATCGGCGCGCCGCTGGAGCGGGCCCTTCCTTTAGAGGACCTCGAAGGCCGCCGCTGGTGGCAGCTGACCGATCCGTACGGCGGCCTTGCCACCCGCTTCGCACAGCCCGAGCGCAATCTCCTGCTCCCCGGCGGGCGTGAGGTCCTCGTCTCCGCGCGCTATGTGCGCACCGCGCCCACCGGCCCCGTCCGCCGCGTCGTCGTCTCCATCCGCGACACCGAGGCCCGCCGCCGCACCGAGCGCAGCCACGCCGAGCTGATCGCCACCGTCGCCCACGAGCTCCGCTCGCCCCTCACCTCCGTGAAGGGCTTCACGGCGACGCTCCTTGCCAAGTGGGAGCGGTTCACCGACGACCAGAAGAAACTCATGCTGGAGACGGTGGACGCCGACGCCAACCGCGTCACGCGGCTCATCGCCGAGCTTCTCGATATTTCACGGATCGACTCGGGACGCCTGGAACTGCGTCGCCAGCCCGTCGACATCGGTGCCGCCGTCGGCCGCCACATCCAGGCCCATGTCGCATCCGGCCAGGACGCCGACCGCTTCCTCGTGCGGATACAGCAGCCCATGCCCGACCTCTGGGCCGACCCCGACAAGATCGACCAGGTGCTCAGCAATCTGCTGGAAAATGCGGTGCGGCACGGCGAGGGAACCGTCACCATCGACGTGGCACCTTCGTCGTCCCCGCGTGAGCGGGGCGGGGCCGAGACGGCCGTGACCGTGAGCGACGAGGGAAGCGGCATTCCGGAGGAATCGATGGGCCGCGTCTTCACCCGCTTCTGGCGGGGCAGCAAGCGCGGCGGGACGGGACTCGGCTTGTACATCGTGAAGGGCATCGTGGAGGCGCACGGCGGGACGATCACCGTCGGCCGCGCGCCCGGTGGCGGCGCCCAGTTCCGATTTACGTTGCCCGTGGGCACTCCGGCGTATCTCCTCTGA
- a CDS encoding TrmH family RNA methyltransferase produces the protein MVAAPEPELISPKSSRVSAARRLAKRNFRGKEQLFLAEGPQAVREAAAYGETADTLVELFATVEAAERYADIVGEARAAGARVHLADEDVIADISTTVTPQGLVGVCRFLDTPFDSILAARPKLVAVLAHVRDPGNAGTVLRCADAAGADAVVLTDASVDLYNPKCVRASVGSLFHLPVAVGVPVERAVQGLKDAGVRILAADGAGEDDLDDELDKGTMGTPSAWVFGNEAWGLPEETRALADAVVRVPIHGRAESLNLATAAAVCLYASARAQRAAGGCRSVTPS, from the coding sequence ATGGTTGCCGCCCCCGAGCCCGAGTTGATCTCCCCCAAGTCGTCCCGCGTCAGCGCCGCCCGGCGGCTTGCCAAGCGGAACTTCCGGGGGAAGGAACAGCTGTTTCTCGCCGAGGGGCCGCAGGCCGTGCGGGAGGCCGCCGCGTACGGCGAGACAGCCGACACGCTCGTCGAGCTGTTCGCCACCGTCGAGGCCGCCGAGCGCTACGCCGACATCGTGGGGGAAGCCCGTGCCGCGGGGGCCAGGGTGCACCTCGCCGACGAGGACGTCATCGCCGACATCTCCACGACCGTCACGCCACAGGGGCTTGTCGGTGTCTGCCGGTTCCTCGACACCCCTTTCGACAGCATCCTCGCCGCCCGGCCCAAGCTGGTCGCCGTCCTCGCGCACGTCCGTGACCCCGGGAACGCCGGGACCGTACTGCGGTGTGCCGACGCGGCGGGGGCCGACGCCGTCGTCCTGACGGACGCCTCCGTGGACCTCTACAACCCCAAGTGCGTGCGCGCGTCGGTCGGTTCGCTGTTCCATCTGCCCGTCGCCGTCGGCGTACCCGTCGAGCGGGCCGTCCAGGGGCTGAAGGACGCGGGCGTGCGGATCCTGGCCGCCGACGGAGCGGGCGAGGACGACCTCGACGACGAGCTCGACAAGGGCACCATGGGTACGCCGTCCGCCTGGGTCTTCGGCAACGAGGCCTGGGGGCTCCCGGAGGAGACCCGCGCACTCGCCGACGCCGTGGTGCGCGTTCCGATCCACGGCAGAGCCGAAAGCCTCAACCTCGCGACGGCGGCGGCCGTGTGCCTCTATGCGTCCGCCCGTGCACAGCGTGCGGCTGGAGGGTGCCGTTCCGTCACTCCCAGCTAG
- the rplT gene encoding 50S ribosomal protein L20, which produces MARVKRAVNAHKKRRAILEAASGYRGQRSRLYRKAKEQVTHSLVYNYNDRKKRKGDFRQLWIQRINAAARQNGMTYNRLIQGLKAANIEVDRKILAELAVNDANAFAALVEVAQKALPSDVNAPKAA; this is translated from the coding sequence GTGGCACGCGTCAAGCGGGCAGTCAACGCCCACAAGAAGCGTCGGGCGATCCTCGAAGCCGCCAGCGGCTACCGCGGCCAGCGCTCGCGCCTGTACCGCAAGGCCAAGGAGCAGGTCACCCACTCCCTGGTCTACAACTACAACGACCGCAAGAAGCGCAAGGGCGACTTCCGTCAGCTGTGGATCCAGCGCATCAACGCCGCTGCCCGCCAGAACGGCATGACGTACAACCGCCTCATCCAGGGTCTGAAGGCCGCCAACATCGAGGTGGACCGCAAGATCCTCGCGGAGCTCGCCGTCAACGACGCGAACGCGTTCGCGGCGCTCGTCGAGGTTGCGCAGAAGGCTCTGCCTTCGGACGTCAACGCGCCCAAGGCTGCCTGA
- the infC gene encoding translation initiation factor IF-3, whose translation MSAEPRINDRIRVPEVRLVGPSGEQVGIVPLAKALELAQEYDLDLVEVAATARPPVCKLMDYGKFKYESAMKAREARKNQAHTVIKEMKLRPKIDPHDYDTKKGHVVRFLKQGDKVKITIMFRGREQSRPELGYRLLQRLANDVEDLGFIESNPKQDGRNMIMVLGPHKKKTEAMAEAREAQAVRKADAKANPGRSQNAVAEEADKAPAEDAAEAEAPAEEPAEA comes from the coding sequence ATCAGCGCCGAGCCCCGCATCAACGACCGGATTCGCGTTCCCGAGGTGCGACTTGTCGGTCCCAGCGGCGAGCAGGTCGGGATTGTTCCGCTTGCCAAGGCCCTGGAGCTCGCACAGGAGTACGACCTCGACCTGGTCGAGGTGGCGGCTACCGCCCGTCCGCCCGTGTGCAAGCTCATGGACTACGGGAAGTTCAAGTACGAGTCGGCCATGAAGGCCCGTGAGGCGCGCAAGAACCAGGCGCACACGGTCATCAAGGAGATGAAGCTCCGGCCGAAGATCGACCCGCACGACTATGACACCAAGAAGGGTCACGTCGTCCGGTTCCTCAAGCAGGGCGACAAGGTCAAGATCACGATCATGTTCCGTGGTCGCGAGCAGTCCCGGCCGGAACTCGGCTACCGACTGCTGCAGCGTCTCGCGAACGACGTCGAAGACCTCGGGTTCATCGAGTCGAACCCGAAGCAGGACGGCCGAAACATGATCATGGTCCTCGGTCCGCACAAGAAGAAGACCGAAGCCATGGCTGAGGCTCGCGAGGCCCAGGCGGTCCGCAAGGCGGACGCCAAGGCCAACCCGGGCCGCTCGCAGAACGCCGTCGCGGAGGAGGCCGACAAGGCCCCCGCCGAGGACGCTGCCGAGGCCGAGGCACCTGCCGAGGAGCCTGCAGAGGCCTGA
- the rpmI gene encoding 50S ribosomal protein L35 produces MPKNKTHSGASKRFKITGSGKVLRERAGKRHLLEHKSSRLTRRLSGNAEMAPGDAKKIKKLLGK; encoded by the coding sequence ATGCCGAAGAACAAGACGCACAGCGGTGCCAGCAAGCGCTTCAAGATCACCGGCTCCGGCAAGGTGCTCCGTGAGCGCGCCGGCAAGCGCCACCTGCTCGAGCACAAGTCGTCCCGTCTGACGCGTCGCCTCAGCGGCAACGCCGAGATGGCCCCGGGCGACGCCAAGAAGATCAAGAAGCTTCTCGGCAAGTGA
- the pheT gene encoding phenylalanine--tRNA ligase subunit beta, with product MRVPLSWLREYVDLPATETGRDVQAKLIEVGLEVETVEQLGAGLTGPLVVGKVLTIEELTEFKKPIRFCTVDVGSANGTGEPQEIVCGARNFAVGDKVVVVLPGAVLPGDFKIAARKTYGKTSHGMICSGDELGMGDDGSGGIIVLPPEHEAGTDAIKLLELVDEVLDIAVTPDRGYALSMRGVAREAAIAYGLPLRDPALLDVPAPNASGYPVKISDPMGCDRFTARTVTGLKPESRSPIWLRRRLQKAGMRPISLAVDITNYVMLELGQPLHAYDRSRIEGTIGVRRAEQGEKFTTLDGAKRVLDAEDLVITDDRGPIGLAGVMGGANTEIADLPQALDSARAGETPMETAGTTDVVIEAAHFDAISIARTARRHKLPSEAAKRFERGVDPQAASAAAQRTVDLLVLLAGGTAESGVTEVIAPSAPHTITMPADHPDKVAGVEYGRETVVRRLQEVGCDVYGQDALTVTVPSWRPDLAEPNDLAEEVIRLEGYENLPSTLPKPPAGRGLTDRQRLHRRFGRALAGSGFVEAPNYPFIGEQVFDQLGLEPGDPKRRVVKLVNPLSDEEPALRTTLLPGLLGALRRNEGRGSHDLALFETGLVFQPREEARIAVRLPVDRRPTDEEIASLTEALPVQPRHAAVVLAGAREQAGWWGKGRPSEWADAVQAARALAAESGTELLVRQGQYGPWHPGRCAELAVVIDGAEEVIGHAGELHPRVVKALGLPARTCAMELDLDRLEDAGAGVPQGPKISTFPVATQDVALVVDGGVPAADVEKVLREGAGELLESIRLFDVFTGEQIGAGKKSLAYALRFRAADRTLTVDEASAARDAAVALAAERTGAVLRGA from the coding sequence ATGCGGGTCCCGCTTTCCTGGCTGCGGGAGTACGTCGATCTCCCCGCCACCGAGACCGGCCGTGACGTGCAGGCCAAGCTGATCGAGGTCGGCCTTGAGGTCGAGACCGTCGAGCAGCTCGGCGCCGGCCTCACCGGCCCCCTTGTCGTCGGCAAGGTCCTCACCATCGAGGAACTGACGGAGTTCAAGAAGCCCATCCGCTTCTGCACCGTCGACGTCGGTTCCGCCAACGGCACCGGCGAGCCGCAGGAGATCGTCTGCGGTGCACGGAACTTCGCCGTCGGCGACAAGGTCGTCGTCGTGCTCCCGGGCGCCGTCCTGCCCGGCGACTTCAAGATCGCCGCGCGCAAGACGTACGGCAAGACGTCGCACGGCATGATCTGCTCCGGCGACGAGCTGGGCATGGGCGACGACGGAAGCGGCGGCATCATCGTCCTTCCGCCCGAGCACGAGGCCGGCACCGACGCGATCAAGCTGCTCGAACTGGTCGACGAGGTCCTGGACATCGCCGTCACGCCCGACCGCGGCTATGCCCTGTCGATGCGCGGCGTCGCCCGCGAGGCCGCCATCGCGTACGGCCTGCCGCTGCGCGACCCGGCGCTCCTGGACGTGCCCGCGCCGAACGCCTCCGGCTACCCGGTCAAGATCTCCGACCCGATGGGCTGCGACCGCTTCACCGCGCGCACGGTCACGGGCCTGAAGCCCGAGTCCCGCTCGCCGATCTGGCTGCGGCGCCGCCTCCAGAAGGCGGGCATGCGCCCGATCTCGCTCGCCGTCGACATCACGAACTACGTGATGCTGGAGCTCGGCCAGCCCCTTCACGCGTACGACCGCTCCCGCATCGAGGGCACCATCGGCGTGCGCCGCGCGGAGCAGGGCGAGAAGTTCACGACGCTCGACGGCGCCAAGCGCGTCCTCGACGCCGAGGACCTGGTCATCACCGACGACCGCGGCCCGATCGGCCTCGCGGGCGTCATGGGCGGCGCCAACACCGAGATCGCGGACCTTCCCCAAGCTCTCGACTCCGCTCGAGCAGGGGAGACCCCAATGGAGACGGCGGGTACCACCGACGTCGTCATCGAGGCCGCGCACTTCGACGCGATCTCCATCGCCCGCACGGCCCGGCGCCACAAGCTGCCTTCCGAGGCGGCCAAGCGCTTCGAGCGCGGCGTCGACCCGCAGGCCGCGTCCGCCGCCGCGCAGCGCACGGTGGATCTCCTCGTCCTGCTCGCGGGCGGCACCGCCGAGAGCGGGGTCACCGAGGTCATCGCACCCTCCGCCCCCCACACGATCACCATGCCCGCCGACCACCCGGACAAGGTCGCCGGCGTGGAGTACGGCCGCGAGACCGTCGTGCGCCGCCTCCAGGAAGTCGGCTGCGACGTCTACGGCCAGGACGCCCTGACCGTCACCGTGCCGTCCTGGCGTCCCGACCTCGCCGAGCCGAACGACCTCGCCGAAGAGGTCATCCGGCTCGAGGGGTACGAGAACCTCCCGTCGACGCTGCCCAAGCCCCCCGCGGGCCGCGGTCTGACCGACCGGCAGCGGCTGCACCGCCGATTCGGCCGCGCCCTTGCCGGAAGCGGATTCGTCGAGGCGCCGAACTACCCGTTCATCGGTGAGCAGGTCTTCGACCAGCTGGGCCTCGAACCCGGCGACCCCAAGCGCCGGGTCGTGAAGCTGGTCAACCCGCTCTCCGACGAGGAGCCCGCTCTTCGTACGACGCTGCTTCCGGGGCTGCTCGGCGCGCTGCGCCGCAACGAAGGCCGCGGCAGCCACGACCTGGCGCTCTTCGAGACGGGTCTGGTCTTCCAGCCGCGTGAAGAGGCGCGCATCGCGGTGCGTCTTCCCGTCGACCGGCGGCCCACGGACGAGGAGATCGCCTCCCTGACCGAGGCGCTTCCCGTGCAGCCGCGGCATGCCGCCGTCGTCCTCGCGGGCGCCCGCGAGCAGGCCGGCTGGTGGGGCAAGGGCCGTCCGTCCGAGTGGGCCGACGCGGTCCAGGCCGCGCGCGCCCTCGCCGCCGAGTCCGGCACCGAACTGCTCGTGCGCCAGGGCCAGTACGGCCCGTGGCACCCGGGCCGGTGCGCCGAGCTCGCCGTCGTGATCGACGGCGCGGAGGAGGTCATCGGGCACGCGGGCGAGCTGCACCCGCGCGTCGTCAAGGCGCTCGGTCTGCCCGCGCGCACCTGCGCGATGGAGCTCGACCTGGACCGTCTGGAGGACGCCGGAGCCGGTGTCCCGCAGGGGCCGAAGATCTCCACCTTCCCGGTCGCCACGCAGGACGTCGCGCTCGTCGTCGACGGGGGCGTCCCCGCCGCCGACGTCGAGAAGGTGCTGCGTGAGGGCGCGGGTGAACTCCTCGAGTCCATCCGCCTGTTCGACGTCTTCACCGGCGAGCAGATCGGTGCGGGCAAGAAGTCCCTCGCGTACGCGCTGCGCTTCCGCGCGGCCGACCGCACGCTGACCGTCGACGAGGCCTCCGCGGCCCGTGACGCCGCCGTCGCCCTGGCGGCCGAGCGGACCGGCGCGGTGCTGCGCGGAGCGTAG
- a CDS encoding DUF1844 domain-containing protein has product MSDATPTPESATGSAPDSPDFDTLTRDIADVPAVEVITTVAVHLMSAAAVNLGLAEGGEGHKDLDEARKLIHSLAGLMDASATEISSFHAAPLRDGLKSLQLAFREASDVPDEPGQGPGEKYTGPVFG; this is encoded by the coding sequence ATGAGCGACGCGACCCCCACCCCCGAGTCCGCCACCGGCTCCGCCCCCGATTCCCCCGACTTCGACACCCTGACCCGTGACATCGCGGACGTCCCCGCGGTCGAGGTGATCACCACGGTCGCCGTCCACCTGATGAGCGCCGCGGCCGTGAACCTCGGCCTCGCCGAGGGCGGCGAGGGCCACAAGGACCTCGACGAGGCCCGCAAGCTGATCCACTCGCTCGCCGGTCTGATGGACGCGAGCGCCACGGAAATCTCCTCGTTCCACGCGGCCCCGCTGCGCGACGGCCTGAAGTCGCTGCAGCTGGCCTTCCGCGAGGCGTCCGATGTGCCGGACGAGCCGGGCCAGGGCCCTGGCGAGAAGTACACGGGCCCGGTCTTCGGCTGA
- a CDS encoding SseB family protein, producing MANKNIPDPGFSDDDGSADPRLTAALTAWAEDRTAHGPVLEALTGARLLVPVVAVLGEVEEDENGLRREKSSDMAVPTLKAGDRKALPAFSSTQALALWDPEARPVAVPLHQALQAAAHEQADTIVLDLAGPVPYEINRPALIALSEGRHTRDTLADPAVTAAVRASVAAEPAVLRAYLGAGTADGTLALVLDPSADPAEAAQRVARHIAADETLRARLVSGLDLALLPAEATPPGEPFYVRP from the coding sequence GTGGCGAACAAGAACATCCCGGACCCCGGCTTCTCCGACGACGACGGCTCCGCCGACCCCCGGCTCACCGCGGCCCTGACCGCGTGGGCCGAGGACCGCACGGCCCACGGCCCCGTCCTGGAGGCGCTGACCGGAGCCCGGCTGCTCGTCCCCGTGGTCGCCGTGCTCGGCGAGGTCGAGGAGGACGAGAACGGGCTGCGCCGCGAGAAGTCCAGCGACATGGCCGTCCCCACCCTGAAGGCGGGCGACCGCAAGGCGCTGCCCGCGTTCAGCTCGACCCAGGCCCTCGCCCTGTGGGACCCGGAGGCCCGGCCCGTCGCCGTCCCCCTGCACCAGGCGCTCCAGGCCGCCGCGCACGAGCAGGCCGACACGATCGTCCTCGACCTCGCGGGACCCGTCCCCTACGAGATCAACCGGCCCGCCCTGATCGCCCTCTCCGAGGGCCGCCACACCCGGGACACGCTCGCCGACCCCGCCGTCACGGCCGCCGTGCGCGCCTCCGTCGCCGCCGAGCCCGCCGTCCTGCGGGCCTACCTCGGCGCGGGCACCGCGGACGGCACCCTCGCGCTCGTCCTCGACCCCTCGGCGGACCCGGCCGAAGCCGCCCAGCGCGTCGCCCGGCACATCGCCGCCGACGAAACACTGAGGGCCCGCCTGGTGAGCGGCCTCGACCTGGCACTGCTGCCGGCCGAGGCGACGCCACCGGGCGAGCCCTTCTACGTACGTCCGTGA
- a CDS encoding transcriptional regulator yields MQPNTLLDAILDEAGISHAGLAAHVNQAGKRRGLALRYEHTAVSRWLKGQRPRGQVPDLICEVLAGRLQRTVTLDDIGLGVPGGLPAVGLGSAASTLSGFVERATALWRSDEQQRPHLLGAPAVTGTPAVMPVWEWENPPEDVDVSRGGRHQVSTADIDMMRAARAHYEQMYRKTGGIATRTRIVGFLNAEAAPLLRGSYTDETGRQLHRSTGGLVAIAGICAYDSDAHGLAQRYFHQALRLAKASGDRGLGAYVIALLVNQSLFMREYRQAVAFAEAALRAAGRELTPALASDLYAMQAKSYAHLGDGSSALSCIRRAEAAADRIRRGREPDETGYVQPGLVNVQVAEALLSLGDLTGAYEHAAAAVDTPAHDRGRVHRLAMLSQIELRQGNTDEAVATAVEMAEQARGMESQRLRDRLRAVREHLVRSDCAGTAEAAELIDGALRVPL; encoded by the coding sequence ATGCAGCCCAATACCCTGCTCGACGCGATCCTCGACGAGGCGGGAATCTCCCACGCGGGCCTGGCTGCCCACGTCAATCAGGCGGGGAAGAGGCGCGGCCTCGCCCTGCGGTACGAACACACCGCCGTCTCCCGGTGGTTGAAGGGCCAGCGCCCGCGCGGCCAGGTGCCCGACCTCATCTGTGAGGTCCTCGCGGGGCGGCTCCAGCGCACCGTCACGCTCGACGACATCGGCCTCGGCGTGCCGGGCGGCCTGCCGGCGGTGGGTCTCGGCTCCGCGGCCTCGACGCTGTCCGGTTTCGTGGAGAGAGCCACGGCCTTGTGGCGCTCGGACGAACAGCAGCGCCCGCATCTGCTCGGCGCACCCGCGGTCACGGGAACACCCGCGGTGATGCCCGTCTGGGAGTGGGAGAACCCACCCGAGGACGTGGACGTCTCGCGCGGCGGCAGGCACCAGGTGAGCACGGCCGACATCGACATGATGCGCGCGGCCCGCGCCCACTACGAGCAGATGTACCGCAAGACCGGAGGCATCGCGACCCGCACCCGCATCGTCGGCTTCCTCAACGCCGAGGCCGCACCTCTGCTGCGCGGCAGCTATACGGACGAGACGGGACGCCAACTCCACAGATCCACCGGCGGGTTGGTGGCCATCGCGGGCATCTGCGCCTACGACTCGGACGCGCACGGCCTGGCCCAGCGCTACTTCCACCAGGCCCTGCGCCTGGCAAAGGCCAGCGGGGACAGGGGACTTGGGGCCTACGTCATCGCGCTGCTCGTCAACCAGTCCCTGTTCATGCGCGAGTACCGCCAGGCGGTGGCCTTCGCGGAAGCCGCTCTGCGCGCCGCGGGGCGCGAGCTGACCCCGGCCCTCGCCTCCGACCTCTACGCCATGCAGGCCAAGTCGTACGCACACCTGGGCGACGGCAGCAGCGCGCTGTCCTGCATCCGGCGTGCGGAGGCCGCGGCGGACCGTATCCGGCGTGGGCGCGAGCCGGACGAGACCGGCTATGTCCAGCCCGGACTCGTCAACGTACAAGTGGCGGAGGCGCTGCTCAGCCTCGGCGACCTCACGGGAGCGTACGAGCATGCGGCGGCGGCGGTGGACACGCCGGCTCACGACCGGGGCCGGGTCCATCGGCTCGCCATGCTCAGCCAGATCGAACTGCGCCAGGGAAACACCGACGAGGCGGTGGCCACGGCGGTGGAAATGGCAGAGCAGGCACGGGGGATGGAGTCCCAACGGCTGCGCGACCGGCTGCGGGCCGTGCGGGAACATCTGGTGCGCAGCGACTGCGCGGGCACGGCCGAGGCGGCCGAACTCATCGACGGGGCACTGCGCGTACCGCTGTGA
- the pheS gene encoding phenylalanine--tRNA ligase subunit alpha encodes MSAPNKSYDPVEVEALKPEEIERMRAEALAAFAAAGDLEQLQEAKVAHTGGTSPLALANREIGALPPQAKAEAGKRVGMARGAVSKALAARQTELEAERDARVLVEEAVDVTLPYDRVPAGARHPLTTFMERVADVFVAMGYEIAEGPEVEAEWFNFDALNFTPDHPARQMQDTFFVEGPKGTEGDESGVVLRTHTSPVQARAMLDREPPVYIVCPGRVYRTDELDATHTPVFHQIELLAVDEGLTMADLKGTLDHMVQSLFGADMKTRLRPNYFPFTEPSAEMDMVCYVCRGESVGNPDRPCRTCGSEGWIELGGCGMVNPKVLTACGVDPQKYSGFAFGFGIERMLMFRHNVEDMRDMVEGDVRFTRPFGMEI; translated from the coding sequence ATGTCGGCACCGAACAAGTCGTACGACCCTGTTGAGGTCGAGGCACTGAAACCTGAAGAGATCGAGCGCATGCGGGCCGAGGCGCTTGCCGCCTTCGCCGCCGCGGGCGACCTCGAACAGCTCCAGGAGGCCAAGGTCGCGCACACCGGCGGCACCTCGCCGCTGGCGCTCGCCAACCGCGAGATCGGCGCGCTGCCCCCGCAGGCCAAGGCCGAGGCCGGCAAGCGCGTCGGCATGGCGCGCGGCGCGGTCAGCAAGGCGCTCGCCGCCCGCCAGACCGAGCTCGAGGCCGAGCGCGACGCCCGGGTGCTCGTCGAGGAGGCAGTGGACGTCACGCTGCCGTACGACCGCGTCCCGGCCGGTGCCAGGCACCCGCTGACCACGTTCATGGAGCGCGTCGCGGACGTCTTCGTCGCCATGGGCTACGAGATCGCGGAGGGCCCCGAGGTCGAGGCGGAGTGGTTCAACTTCGACGCCCTGAACTTCACCCCGGACCACCCGGCCCGGCAGATGCAGGACACCTTCTTCGTCGAGGGACCCAAGGGGACGGAAGGCGACGAGTCCGGTGTCGTGCTGCGCACCCACACCTCCCCGGTGCAGGCCCGCGCGATGCTCGACCGCGAGCCGCCCGTCTACATCGTCTGCCCCGGCCGTGTGTACCGCACGGACGAGCTGGACGCGACGCACACCCCGGTCTTCCACCAGATCGAGCTGCTCGCCGTGGACGAGGGCCTGACCATGGCCGACCTCAAGGGCACCCTTGACCACATGGTCCAGTCGCTCTTCGGCGCGGACATGAAGACCCGCCTGCGCCCGAACTACTTCCCGTTCACCGAGCCGTCCGCCGAGATGGACATGGTCTGCTACGTCTGCCGTGGCGAGTCCGTGGGCAACCCCGACCGCCCCTGCCGCACCTGCGGCAGCGAGGGCTGGATCGAGCTGGGCGGCTGCGGCATGGTCAACCCGAAGGTGCTCACCGCCTGCGGCGTCGACCCCCAGAAGTACAGCGGATTCGCCTTCGGGTTCGGCATCGAACGGATGCTGATGTTCCGCCACAACGTCGAAGACATGCGAGACATGGTCGAGGGTGACGTCCGGTTCACCCGGCCCTTCGGGATGGAGATCTGA
- a CDS encoding PP2C family protein-serine/threonine phosphatase, which yields MIRIRAGAPRRVLLRARSRARAGPRVFRVDPPRIRRVLMLGLPAVWGAAAITYKLVCPLAQRDGLEARIVTSAVFFAVGAGLILHVRASLLRELRQLREVAGAAQNVLLRPLPPRVEGLTVAAGRLSASRGASVGGDLYEVVATDHGVRVVMGDVRGHGLTAISTAAAVLGSFREAAHEESELPHVLRKLERALGRHLRERSRAEHPANGAPAPDSPLAEEFVTVLLMEIGPDGELTALNCGHPWPYRLSGHAEPVTGGDPLPPLGPFPLPAELSLLHCGPLLPGEALVLHTDGMEDARDAAGRFFPLQAALSEAVRVPPVAPQTVIRAVYAQLLRHAGRFPTDDAALLVLRNDRRRVPVQQGETVRRQSTMT from the coding sequence ATGATCCGTATCAGGGCTGGAGCTCCCCGACGGGTGTTGCTTCGGGCAAGGAGCCGGGCGAGGGCCGGGCCGAGGGTGTTCCGTGTGGACCCGCCGCGGATCCGGCGCGTTCTCATGCTCGGCCTCCCCGCGGTGTGGGGCGCGGCCGCCATCACGTACAAACTCGTCTGCCCGCTCGCCCAGCGGGACGGCCTCGAGGCGCGGATCGTCACCAGCGCGGTCTTCTTCGCGGTCGGCGCCGGTCTGATATTGCATGTCCGCGCCTCGCTGCTGCGGGAGTTGCGCCAGCTCCGTGAGGTCGCGGGTGCCGCGCAGAACGTCCTGTTGCGCCCGCTGCCGCCACGTGTCGAGGGCCTCACGGTCGCGGCCGGGCGGCTCTCCGCGTCACGCGGCGCCTCCGTCGGCGGGGATCTGTACGAGGTGGTGGCCACCGACCACGGCGTCCGCGTCGTCATGGGCGACGTGCGTGGGCACGGCCTGACCGCCATCAGTACGGCCGCCGCCGTGCTCGGAAGCTTCCGCGAGGCGGCGCACGAAGAGTCGGAACTGCCGCATGTGCTCAGGAAGTTGGAGCGCGCCCTGGGGCGGCATCTGCGGGAGAGGTCGCGGGCCGAGCATCCTGCGAACGGCGCTCCGGCGCCCGACAGCCCGCTGGCCGAGGAGTTCGTCACCGTACTCCTGATGGAGATCGGCCCGGACGGCGAGCTGACCGCGCTCAACTGCGGTCACCCTTGGCCCTACCGCCTGAGCGGCCACGCCGAGCCGGTCACGGGCGGGGATCCGCTGCCGCCGCTCGGTCCCTTCCCGCTCCCCGCCGAACTGTCCCTGCTGCACTGCGGACCGCTCCTTCCGGGGGAGGCGCTCGTCCTGCACACGGACGGCATGGAGGACGCGCGGGACGCGGCCGGACGGTTCTTCCCGCTCCAGGCGGCGCTCTCCGAAGCGGTGCGGGTCCCGCCGGTCGCGCCCCAGACCGTGATCCGCGCGGTGTACGCCCAACTCCTGCGCCACGCCGGGCGGTTCCCCACCGACGACGCCGCGCTCCTGGTCCTGCGCAACGACCGCCGGCGGGTGCCGGTTCAGCAGGGGGAGACGGTGCGTCGGCAAAGCACCATGACATGA